From Streptomyces cyaneogriseus subsp. noncyanogenus, the proteins below share one genomic window:
- a CDS encoding MFS transporter encodes MTKGEGLPPLKEPDATPQPSAGTEPAAAGLSGIGLVVVLIGYALSIVDASIVNVALTSISDDLHGGPAALELVVSGYGLTYALGLVLGGRLGDAFGRRRLYAYGLAAFTATSALCGLAPTIEFLVVARLLQGAAAAMLVPQVLATIQAATEGQARARAIGRYGATAALGMVVGQILGGLLVSLDVAGMGWRTVFMINVPIGVAALLAVRRVPATKADRKPGFDPAGTALFGVTMVCVLAVVVAGPDLGWPLWLWSLLAVAAVGTLVLARAERALEARGGSPLLSPSVLSHPGMRRGLAAMVPFSAGFGAFLFVYALVAQGHFGFDGLASGGVLTPFAVAFFAVTLFTPRIAAALGGRIVTLGALVQGIGLLMLALVIWLGWPRPSLALVLVGIGLFGVGAALTGPTLFRMILADVPRAQAGMGSGVLVTSQQMATALGATVGGTLYVSLDGWLSTAAAAVLVLVLLTCFAVTVLVISLKLPDPS; translated from the coding sequence ATGACGAAAGGCGAGGGCCTCCCCCCTCTGAAGGAGCCCGACGCGACACCGCAGCCCTCGGCCGGCACCGAACCGGCCGCCGCGGGGCTCAGCGGCATCGGCCTCGTGGTGGTACTCATCGGATACGCCCTGTCCATCGTGGACGCCTCCATCGTCAATGTGGCGCTGACGTCGATCAGCGACGACCTCCACGGCGGCCCCGCCGCACTGGAGCTGGTGGTGTCCGGTTACGGCCTCACCTACGCCCTCGGCCTGGTGCTGGGCGGACGGCTGGGCGACGCCTTCGGCAGACGGCGGCTGTACGCCTACGGCCTCGCGGCGTTCACCGCCACCTCGGCGCTGTGCGGACTCGCCCCGACCATCGAGTTCCTCGTCGTGGCCCGGCTGCTGCAGGGCGCCGCCGCCGCCATGCTCGTACCCCAGGTGCTGGCGACGATCCAGGCGGCCACCGAGGGCCAGGCGCGTGCCCGTGCGATCGGCAGGTACGGCGCGACCGCGGCCCTCGGCATGGTCGTCGGGCAGATCCTGGGCGGACTGCTGGTCTCGCTGGACGTCGCCGGGATGGGCTGGCGGACGGTCTTCATGATCAATGTGCCGATCGGGGTGGCCGCGCTGCTGGCCGTCCGGCGCGTCCCCGCGACCAAGGCCGACAGGAAGCCGGGCTTCGACCCGGCGGGCACCGCGCTGTTCGGTGTCACCATGGTCTGTGTCCTGGCCGTGGTCGTGGCCGGCCCCGACCTGGGCTGGCCGCTGTGGCTGTGGTCGCTGCTCGCGGTCGCTGCGGTGGGGACGCTGGTGCTGGCGCGGGCCGAACGCGCCCTGGAGGCGCGGGGCGGCTCACCGCTGCTGTCCCCGTCGGTGCTCTCCCATCCGGGGATGCGCAGAGGGCTGGCGGCGATGGTGCCGTTCTCGGCCGGCTTCGGCGCCTTCCTGTTCGTCTACGCGCTGGTCGCCCAGGGACACTTCGGCTTCGACGGGCTCGCCTCCGGCGGGGTGCTGACGCCGTTCGCCGTGGCGTTCTTCGCGGTGACGCTGTTCACCCCGAGGATCGCGGCGGCCCTGGGCGGCCGGATCGTCACCCTGGGCGCCCTCGTCCAGGGCATCGGCCTGCTGATGCTGGCGCTGGTGATCTGGCTGGGCTGGCCGCGTCCCTCCCTGGCCCTCGTGCTCGTCGGGATCGGTCTCTTCGGCGTGGGCGCGGCGCTGACCGGCCCGACACTGTTCCGGATGATCCTCGCCGACGTACCCCGCGCGCAGGCCGGCATGGGCAGCGGTGTGCTGGTGACCAGCCAGCAGATGGCGACCGCGCTGGGCGCGACCGTCGGCGGAACCCTCTACGTCTCCCTGGACGGGTGGCTGTCGACGGCGGCGGCGGCCGTGCTCGTGCTCGTCCTGCTGACGTGTTTCGCGGTGACCGTTCTCGTGATCAGTCTGAAGCTCCCCGACCCGAGCTGA
- the ptlF gene encoding 1-deoxy-11-beta-hydroxypentalenate dehydrogenase, with product MQFRTRTAVVTGAASGIGLALSARFARAGARVVMADVAGDALHRRAAELTAQDAQVTAVTADLTDPDAVEQLADRAFGLLGDVDVVCNNAGVLGPVGQPLWEVPLERMRQVFEVNHWAHVLVARAFVPRLLERGRPAHLIHTASMSAFVVGAGSAAYAASKHADLAVARSLRADLRGTGIRVSVLCPGRVDTPMVQGLTAPRGAGGDTTVSAEDVAGLVWEALGTDRFYLFSNSDAPQRLRDQFDDVRRHVSLPPPSPEEEPWPAPKATTAMKP from the coding sequence GTGCAGTTCCGGACCAGGACAGCCGTGGTGACCGGCGCGGCCAGCGGCATCGGCCTCGCCCTCAGCGCCCGCTTCGCACGGGCCGGCGCCCGGGTGGTGATGGCGGACGTCGCAGGCGACGCCCTGCACCGCCGGGCCGCCGAACTCACCGCACAGGACGCCCAGGTCACCGCGGTGACCGCCGACCTGACCGACCCGGACGCCGTCGAACAGCTCGCGGACCGGGCGTTCGGCCTGCTCGGCGACGTGGACGTGGTGTGCAACAACGCCGGGGTCCTCGGCCCCGTGGGACAGCCCCTGTGGGAGGTGCCGCTGGAACGGATGCGGCAGGTCTTCGAGGTGAACCACTGGGCGCACGTCCTGGTGGCCCGCGCCTTCGTCCCCCGGCTGCTGGAGCGCGGCCGGCCCGCCCATCTGATCCACACCGCCTCGATGTCCGCCTTCGTCGTCGGCGCCGGCAGCGCCGCCTACGCCGCCTCCAAACACGCCGACCTCGCGGTCGCCCGCAGTCTGCGCGCCGATCTGCGGGGCACCGGCATCCGGGTGTCGGTGCTGTGTCCCGGCCGGGTCGACACCCCCATGGTCCAGGGCCTGACGGCCCCGCGCGGCGCGGGCGGCGACACCACGGTGAGCGCCGAGGACGTCGCCGGGCTCGTGTGGGAGGCCCTCGGCACCGACCGCTTCTACCTCTTCAGCAACTCCGACGCGCCGCAGCGGCTGCGCGACCAGTTCGACGACGTACGGCGTCATGTTTCCCTTCCGCCCCCTTCCCCCGAGGAGGAGCCGTGGCCCGCGCCGAAAGCGACGACCGCGATGAAACCCTGA
- the ptlE gene encoding neopentalenolactone/pentalenolactone D synthase: MARAESDDRDETLTIDLEAVREKYRQERDKRSVGRTYQFARGDFSRYARDPYTERQEREPLTDEVDVAVVGAGIGGLLTGAHLRMETGLERIRLIDEAGDVGGTWYWNRFPGVRCDVESYIYMPLLEEIGTIPTEKYSTGPEIFAHLQKIAHKYDLYRDALFQTGVTELRWDEAAGRWLVSTDRGDLIRARYVAMSIGLMHRPKLPKLPGLDTFAGHSFHTSRWDFDYTGGDSTGGLTKLKDKTVGVIGTGSTTVQLAPHLAEWAGQLVIFQRTPAAVDVRGNRPTPPDWAESLEPGWQQRRMENFHALTSGVPQDEDLVQDRWTQTTAKLAAAILPTGDTGGDPKERALAAERADFLKMEELRARIDNVVTDPATAAALKPYYRVYCKRPCFHDEYLQTFNRPNVTLVDTQGQGVERLTRTAVVANGREYPVDCLVFATGYEHEFAVPYTDRAGYDIIGRDGLKLSEKWADGARTLHGLQVNGFPNCFILSKIQAGRHVNIAYMLSEQTRHLAYIVKSVEERGHRVVEASEAGEKEWVEEILRLASNDIDFLENCTPGLYNNEGDPSSLPLLNSSYGGGSVEFVNILRRWREAGDLAGLELR; encoded by the coding sequence GTGGCCCGCGCCGAAAGCGACGACCGCGATGAAACCCTGACCATCGACCTGGAAGCGGTGAGGGAGAAATACCGGCAGGAACGCGACAAGCGCAGCGTCGGCCGCACCTACCAGTTCGCCCGCGGTGACTTCAGCCGCTACGCGCGCGACCCCTACACCGAGCGGCAGGAGCGCGAGCCGCTCACCGACGAGGTGGACGTCGCCGTCGTCGGCGCCGGCATCGGCGGCCTGCTGACCGGCGCCCACCTGCGCATGGAGACCGGCCTGGAGCGCATCCGGCTGATCGACGAGGCCGGCGACGTCGGCGGCACCTGGTACTGGAACCGCTTCCCCGGCGTCCGGTGCGACGTCGAGAGCTACATCTACATGCCGCTGCTCGAAGAGATCGGCACCATACCCACCGAGAAGTACTCCACCGGGCCCGAGATCTTCGCCCACCTCCAGAAGATCGCCCACAAGTACGACCTCTACCGCGACGCCCTCTTCCAGACCGGCGTCACCGAGCTGCGCTGGGACGAGGCCGCCGGGAGATGGCTGGTGAGCACCGACCGCGGGGATCTGATCCGGGCCCGGTACGTGGCCATGTCGATCGGTCTGATGCACCGGCCCAAACTCCCCAAGCTGCCGGGCCTGGACACCTTCGCCGGGCACTCCTTCCACACCAGCCGCTGGGACTTCGACTACACCGGCGGCGACAGCACCGGCGGGCTGACCAAGCTGAAGGACAAGACGGTCGGTGTCATCGGCACCGGCTCGACGACCGTCCAGCTCGCCCCGCACCTCGCCGAGTGGGCCGGGCAGCTCGTCATCTTCCAGCGCACCCCGGCCGCGGTCGACGTGCGCGGCAACCGGCCCACCCCGCCCGACTGGGCGGAGAGCCTCGAACCGGGCTGGCAGCAGCGCCGGATGGAGAACTTCCACGCGCTGACCTCCGGTGTCCCGCAGGACGAGGACCTGGTCCAGGACCGCTGGACCCAGACCACGGCCAAACTGGCCGCCGCCATCCTGCCCACCGGCGACACCGGGGGCGACCCGAAGGAGCGGGCGCTCGCGGCCGAACGGGCCGACTTCCTCAAGATGGAGGAGCTGCGCGCCCGCATCGACAACGTCGTCACCGACCCCGCGACCGCCGCCGCCCTCAAGCCGTACTACCGCGTGTACTGCAAGCGGCCCTGCTTCCACGACGAGTACCTCCAGACCTTCAACCGGCCCAATGTGACCCTGGTCGACACCCAGGGCCAGGGCGTGGAGCGGCTCACCCGGACCGCAGTGGTCGCCAACGGCCGGGAGTACCCGGTCGACTGCCTCGTCTTCGCCACCGGCTACGAGCACGAGTTCGCCGTCCCGTACACCGACCGCGCCGGCTACGACATCATCGGCCGCGACGGCCTGAAGCTGTCGGAGAAGTGGGCGGACGGGGCGCGCACCCTGCACGGACTCCAGGTGAACGGCTTCCCCAACTGCTTCATCCTGTCCAAGATCCAGGCCGGCCGGCACGTCAACATCGCCTACATGCTGAGCGAGCAGACCCGGCACCTCGCGTACATCGTCAAGTCCGTGGAGGAGCGCGGCCACCGGGTCGTGGAGGCCTCCGAGGCGGGCGAGAAGGAATGGGTCGAGGAGATCCTCCGGCTCGCCAGCAACGACATCGACTTCCTCGAGAACTGCACCCCCGGCCTCTACAACAACGAGGGCGACCCGAGCTCACTGCCCCTGCTCAACTCCAGCTACGGCGGCGGCTCGGTGGAGTTCGTGAACATCCTCAGGCGCTGGCGCGAGGCGGGCGATCTCGCCGGCCTCGAACTGCGCTGA
- the ptlD gene encoding neopentalenolactone/pentalenolactone F synthase, producing the protein MDVTPIPGAALGAVVRGAQVTGDMDKTQVEEIWAALDAHLVLVFRGHETPSYEEFLAFGRRFGYIPKTGLTSGAHPDHNEILIVSNLVEDGRKIGVGDAEWMGWHTDYSFRPCVSQVGFLEAVEVPSSGGGETLFTDMYALYESLSPEERRRLHTYRVRHALRTGYEETIEEELQGEVSLGESAERIQPEDGTSTIHPLIARNPRTGRQSVYVSTLNTKRIVDLAPDDSRKLLDELLSHAGKPQYTYTHTWQPGDIVMWDQLGTVHAKQPFDPAERRIMRQVVSIFDDPTDPWHAEAAA; encoded by the coding sequence ATGGACGTAACGCCGATACCCGGCGCCGCTCTCGGCGCCGTCGTGCGCGGCGCCCAAGTCACCGGCGACATGGACAAGACCCAGGTGGAGGAGATCTGGGCGGCGCTCGACGCGCATCTCGTACTCGTCTTCCGCGGCCACGAGACCCCCTCCTACGAGGAGTTCCTGGCCTTCGGCCGCCGCTTCGGGTACATCCCGAAAACCGGACTGACCAGCGGCGCCCACCCCGACCACAACGAGATCCTGATCGTCTCCAACCTGGTCGAGGACGGCCGCAAGATCGGCGTCGGCGACGCCGAGTGGATGGGCTGGCACACCGACTACTCCTTCCGCCCCTGCGTCTCCCAGGTCGGCTTCCTGGAGGCCGTGGAAGTGCCGTCCTCCGGCGGCGGGGAGACCCTCTTCACCGACATGTACGCCCTGTACGAGTCGCTGTCGCCCGAGGAGCGCCGGCGCCTGCACACCTACCGGGTCCGCCACGCCCTGCGCACCGGGTACGAGGAGACCATCGAGGAGGAGCTCCAGGGCGAGGTGTCCCTCGGCGAGAGCGCCGAGCGGATCCAGCCCGAGGACGGCACCTCCACCATCCACCCGCTGATCGCCCGCAATCCGCGCACCGGCCGCCAGTCGGTCTACGTCAGCACCCTGAACACCAAGCGGATCGTGGACCTCGCCCCCGACGACAGCCGCAAGCTGCTCGACGAACTGCTGTCGCACGCGGGCAAGCCCCAGTACACCTACACCCACACCTGGCAGCCCGGGGACATCGTCATGTGGGACCAGCTCGGCACCGTCCACGCCAAGCAGCCCTTCGACCCGGCCGAACGGCGCATCATGCGCCAGGTCGTCAGCATCTTCGACGATCCGACCGACCCCTGGCACGCGGAGGCCGCCGCATGA
- a CDS encoding polyprenyl synthetase family protein, producing the protein MSTAPASLGHSRVTITPALRAAVDRLDHRSRHQAAYHFGWITAGGAPTSADSGKAVRPALALLSAEAVGAPAETALPGAVAVELVHNFSLLHDDLMDGDEERRHRRTVWKLWGPSSAILTGDALLALAQEVLLDTGLPTAAPAARLLARTTRHLIRGQVQDLAFEQRSYVTVEECIDMAAGKTGALMSASAAIGAVLAGAPEATVEALALYGDQVGVAFQLVDDVLGIWGDPAVTGKPVHSDLRSRKKSLPVSHALNRGGPLGDELATWLTTPGEPHEEELRRVAGLIEAAGGRDWALAEAARRMALAEDALRGAELDAGARDELLALGRFVVDREV; encoded by the coding sequence ATGAGCACCGCTCCCGCCAGCCTCGGCCACAGCCGGGTCACGATCACCCCGGCGCTGCGCGCCGCCGTCGACCGGCTCGACCACCGCTCACGTCACCAGGCGGCCTACCACTTCGGCTGGATCACCGCCGGCGGCGCGCCCACCAGCGCCGACTCCGGCAAGGCCGTACGGCCGGCGCTCGCGCTGCTGTCGGCCGAGGCGGTCGGCGCACCGGCGGAGACCGCCCTGCCCGGCGCCGTCGCCGTGGAGCTGGTGCACAACTTCTCCCTGCTGCACGACGATCTGATGGACGGTGACGAGGAGCGCCGCCACCGGCGCACCGTGTGGAAGCTGTGGGGTCCCTCCAGCGCCATCCTGACCGGTGACGCGCTGCTGGCGCTCGCCCAGGAGGTGCTGCTGGACACCGGGCTGCCCACGGCGGCGCCCGCCGCCCGGCTGCTGGCGCGCACCACCCGGCATCTGATCCGCGGCCAGGTCCAGGACCTGGCCTTCGAACAGCGCTCGTACGTCACGGTCGAGGAGTGCATCGACATGGCCGCCGGCAAGACCGGCGCGCTCATGTCGGCGAGCGCCGCGATCGGCGCCGTCCTCGCCGGGGCACCGGAGGCGACGGTGGAGGCGCTGGCCCTCTACGGCGACCAGGTCGGCGTCGCCTTCCAGCTCGTCGACGACGTCCTCGGCATCTGGGGCGACCCGGCCGTCACCGGCAAGCCGGTCCACTCCGATCTGCGCTCCCGCAAGAAGTCCCTGCCGGTGAGCCACGCACTGAACCGGGGCGGTCCGCTCGGCGACGAGCTGGCCACCTGGCTGACCACCCCCGGCGAACCCCACGAGGAGGAACTGCGGCGCGTGGCCGGCCTGATCGAGGCCGCCGGCGGCCGGGACTGGGCGCTGGCCGAGGCCGCCCGGCGGATGGCGCTGGCCGAGGACGCGCTGCGCGGTGCCGAGCTGGACGCCGGCGCGCGGGACGAGCTCCTCGCGCTCGGGCGGTTCGTCGTCGACCGCGAGGTCTGA
- the ptlA gene encoding pentalenene synthase yields the protein MPQDVDFHIPLPARQSPDHARADAEQLAWPRSLGLIKSEAAARRHLRGGYADLASRFYPHATGADLDLGVDLMSWFFLFDDLFDGPRGENPEETKRLTDAVAAALDGPLPDTAPPIAHGFADIWRRTSEGMTPAWCARSARHWRSYLGGYVDEAESRFRDRPYDSAAQYLAVRRQTIGVQPTVDLAERAGRFEVPHRVFDSAVLSAMLQIAVDVNLMLNDIASLEKEEARGEQNNMVMILRREHGWSKGRSISHIQQEVHARLEQFLLLESCLPKVADIYRLDEAEREALERYRTDAVRTVIRGSYDWHRSSGRYDAEFALAAGSQGYLEELGSTAR from the coding sequence ATGCCCCAGGATGTCGACTTCCACATACCCCTGCCGGCCCGGCAGAGCCCGGACCACGCGCGGGCCGACGCCGAGCAGCTCGCCTGGCCGCGGTCGCTCGGGCTGATCAAGTCCGAGGCGGCGGCGCGGCGTCATCTGCGCGGCGGCTACGCCGACCTGGCCTCCCGCTTCTACCCGCACGCCACCGGCGCCGACCTGGACCTGGGCGTCGACCTGATGTCGTGGTTCTTCCTCTTCGACGACCTCTTCGACGGGCCGCGCGGCGAGAACCCGGAGGAGACCAAACGGCTCACCGACGCGGTCGCGGCGGCGCTGGACGGCCCCCTCCCCGACACCGCGCCCCCCATCGCCCACGGCTTCGCCGACATCTGGCGGCGCACCAGCGAGGGCATGACACCCGCCTGGTGCGCGCGCAGCGCCCGGCACTGGCGCAGCTACTTGGGCGGCTACGTCGACGAGGCGGAGAGCCGCTTCCGGGACAGGCCGTACGACTCCGCGGCCCAGTACCTGGCCGTGCGCCGGCAGACCATCGGGGTGCAGCCGACGGTCGACCTCGCCGAACGCGCCGGCCGCTTCGAGGTGCCGCACCGGGTCTTCGACAGCGCCGTGCTCTCCGCGATGCTCCAGATCGCCGTCGACGTCAACCTGATGCTCAACGACATCGCCTCCCTGGAGAAGGAAGAGGCCCGCGGCGAGCAGAACAACATGGTCATGATCCTGCGCCGGGAGCACGGCTGGTCCAAGGGCCGCAGCATCTCCCACATCCAGCAGGAGGTGCACGCCCGGCTCGAACAGTTCCTGCTGCTGGAGTCCTGCCTGCCGAAGGTCGCCGACATCTACCGGCTCGACGAGGCCGAGCGCGAGGCGCTGGAGCGGTACCGCACGGACGCGGTGCGCACGGTGATCCGCGGGTCCTACGACTGGCACCGCTCCTCGGGCCGCTACGACGCCGAGTTCGCGCTCGCGGCCGGCTCCCAGGGCTATCTGGAGGAGCTCGGCAGCACCGCCCGATGA